The proteins below come from a single Caulobacter segnis ATCC 21756 genomic window:
- a CDS encoding MFS transporter — protein MTRQAVAVAVACAICMGFGFAPIFFGTFPQFLEPVSRQFQWSAAIFPQAMLISGVTGALSGPLVGRLIDKLGVRKVLLPGLVAWAATLVAMSFLNGSLVMLYVVSALMGPLAATCGPVGLAKVVSSWFDRSRGVALSAILGGSVAIFTALMLVVARALIIEIGWRETYLVLAGSIVLIALPVSYFLLREAPHSVSPSMAMMPGSAVEGVKPTAAFTSRAFWTVMLSSTLVCASCSGVVSHFVPWSAERAVSPGIATFALTLYSLVGPFAALIAGAAADRLRRPGMLAIVFMVPLIGFLAMLTSQDWAVIIGLTMMGAGFAAVAGLLPFFTSRYFGLANASTIFGVAIGLTTLSLGIGPVLLGVLRDKWGAYAPGSPIVVGALILGAVLAASFPPYPRSNGGETSP, from the coding sequence GTGACCCGCCAAGCCGTCGCCGTTGCGGTCGCCTGTGCGATCTGCATGGGTTTTGGTTTTGCGCCGATCTTCTTCGGCACATTTCCGCAGTTCCTGGAGCCGGTGTCTCGGCAGTTCCAGTGGAGTGCTGCGATCTTCCCACAGGCGATGTTGATTTCCGGCGTAACGGGTGCGCTCAGCGGACCACTCGTCGGGCGGCTGATCGACAAGCTTGGGGTGCGCAAGGTGTTGCTGCCTGGTTTGGTGGCTTGGGCTGCAACGCTTGTCGCCATGTCCTTTCTGAACGGCAGCCTGGTCATGCTCTATGTCGTTTCAGCGCTGATGGGGCCGCTGGCTGCGACCTGCGGCCCCGTGGGGCTGGCAAAAGTCGTCTCGAGCTGGTTTGACCGAAGCCGTGGCGTTGCACTGAGCGCCATCCTCGGCGGCTCGGTGGCGATCTTCACCGCCTTGATGCTTGTCGTTGCGCGCGCCCTGATCATCGAGATCGGTTGGCGCGAAACCTATCTGGTCCTTGCGGGATCGATTGTCCTCATCGCTCTGCCGGTATCCTATTTCCTCTTGCGGGAGGCGCCGCACTCGGTCTCCCCCTCCATGGCGATGATGCCAGGCTCGGCGGTTGAAGGCGTCAAGCCGACGGCTGCATTCACCAGCCGGGCGTTCTGGACCGTAATGCTTTCCTCGACGCTCGTCTGCGCCTCGTGCAGCGGCGTGGTGAGCCACTTCGTTCCTTGGAGCGCGGAACGGGCAGTATCCCCCGGAATCGCGACTTTCGCGCTGACATTGTACTCGCTCGTCGGGCCCTTCGCCGCATTGATCGCCGGCGCGGCCGCAGATCGCCTGAGGCGACCAGGCATGCTCGCGATCGTTTTCATGGTTCCGCTGATCGGCTTTCTGGCGATGCTGACGTCGCAGGACTGGGCTGTGATCATCGGCCTCACGATGATGGGCGCAGGGTTCGCTGCGGTCGCCGGCCTGCTGCCATTCTTCACAAGCCGATATTTCGGTCTGGCGAACGCCTCGACGATTTTCGGAGTGGCCATCGGATTAACAACGCTCTCGCTGGGCATCGGACCTGTGCTGCTTGGTGTCCTACGCGACAAATGGGGCGCCTACGCGCCCGGCTCGCCGATCGTCGTCGGAGCTCTGATCCTGGGCGCCGTGCTCGCCGCGAGCTTCCCGCCTTATCCGCGCTCTAACGGTGGAGAAACGTCCCCGTGA
- a CDS encoding SDR family oxidoreductase, which produces MADLAGKVALVTGASRGIGREIAKRLAADGATVAVHYGANLAAAEETVATIVEAGGRGFAIQADLHTPETSLAKMFEDFDRGLNLCSGQSGLDIIVNNAGQIMFGAVDVLRPEAFDKAFAVDVKAPFFIVQGALPRLRDGGRIINISSGTSRVVNPDVVSYAMAKGALEVFSKTIAQQLGPRGVTVNSVAPGPTATEEFLRMAQGNPSFVEHAKSQSALRRLGAPADIANIVAFLASDEGGWITGQLIDATGGTLLG; this is translated from the coding sequence ATGGCTGACCTTGCAGGCAAGGTCGCGCTGGTCACCGGCGCCAGTCGTGGTATCGGCCGTGAGATCGCCAAGCGGTTGGCGGCCGATGGCGCGACCGTAGCGGTTCACTACGGCGCCAACCTGGCCGCGGCTGAAGAGACCGTCGCCACGATCGTAGAGGCGGGGGGGAGGGGGTTCGCCATCCAGGCGGACCTTCATACGCCAGAGACCTCGCTAGCCAAGATGTTTGAGGATTTTGATCGCGGCCTGAATCTGTGTTCAGGCCAATCAGGTCTCGACATCATCGTAAACAATGCCGGCCAGATCATGTTTGGCGCGGTCGATGTCCTGAGGCCGGAAGCGTTCGACAAGGCCTTCGCCGTCGATGTGAAGGCTCCCTTCTTTATAGTCCAGGGCGCCCTTCCTCGTCTTCGCGATGGTGGGCGCATCATCAATATTTCGTCGGGCACATCTCGTGTGGTCAATCCGGACGTTGTCTCATACGCGATGGCCAAAGGCGCGCTGGAAGTCTTTAGCAAGACAATCGCCCAGCAGCTTGGTCCGCGTGGCGTCACCGTCAACTCGGTCGCGCCGGGGCCCACCGCCACAGAAGAGTTCTTGCGCATGGCGCAAGGCAATCCTTCCTTCGTGGAACACGCAAAGTCCCAGTCGGCGCTGAGGCGACTCGGCGCCCCTGCGGATATCGCCAACATCGTGGCTTTCCTGGCGAGCGACGAGGGGGGCTGGATCACGGGCCAGCTGATCGACGCGACCGGAGGAACCCTGCTGGGTTGA
- a CDS encoding IclR family transcriptional regulator has protein sequence MTTADRVLSVLQLFTMAEPEWTVEDAARRLEVPTSTAYRYFRSLVDAGLIVNFTAGRYVIGPAIIELDRQTRHLDPLILAAQPTLSALVEPLETTGVSLLCRIYRRTVICVDQGRPPGRPLEISYERGRPMPLFRGAASKSITAHITARTLKRYFEDDIEAAAAAGLGADWETFKAKMREIRKAEVCVTCGELDQGLLGVSAPIFAPDGDILGSIGVVLVRAQIDAATERTWVETVRQAGRTVTQALAAHATPPVAQNTLTKAEAPGAA, from the coding sequence TTGACGACCGCCGATCGCGTCCTGTCCGTTTTGCAGCTCTTTACGATGGCCGAGCCCGAATGGACGGTCGAGGACGCCGCCCGTCGGCTGGAAGTGCCCACAAGCACCGCCTACCGCTATTTCCGGAGTCTGGTGGATGCGGGCCTGATCGTGAACTTCACGGCCGGCCGCTATGTGATCGGGCCGGCGATCATCGAACTCGACCGACAGACGCGCCATCTTGACCCGTTGATCCTGGCTGCCCAACCGACGCTAAGCGCCCTGGTCGAGCCTCTGGAGACGACGGGCGTCAGCCTGCTCTGCCGGATCTACCGCCGCACGGTGATCTGCGTGGATCAGGGCCGCCCGCCTGGCCGGCCGCTGGAGATCAGTTATGAGCGGGGCCGGCCGATGCCGCTGTTTCGGGGCGCGGCCTCGAAATCGATCACCGCGCACATCACCGCTCGAACCCTCAAGCGCTATTTCGAGGATGACATCGAGGCCGCCGCCGCCGCGGGGCTCGGCGCCGACTGGGAAACCTTTAAGGCCAAGATGCGCGAGATCCGCAAGGCCGAGGTCTGCGTCACCTGCGGTGAGCTGGATCAAGGGTTGCTGGGCGTGTCGGCGCCGATATTCGCGCCAGACGGCGACATCCTGGGCAGTATTGGCGTCGTGTTGGTGCGCGCGCAGATCGACGCCGCCACTGAGCGCACCTGGGTTGAAACGGTCCGGCAAGCAGGCCGCACGGTCACCCAGGCGCTAGCCGCCCACGCCACGCCGCCCGTCGCTCAGAACACCCTGACCAAGGCAGAAGCCCCGGGCGCGGCCTGA
- a CDS encoding TonB-dependent receptor, translating into MRQVSLLTLIVASAWATGAAARQEAATPAAPAADTAIAEIIVTAERRDSSVQKTAAAISALTAAQLERQGVTQPQDISKAVPALKIATGGGGYTQLAIRGIGTLSGNAYSEQAVASNLDGVYVPRPAEVNGVLFDLDRIEVLKGPQGTLYGRNATAGAINIITRKPSFTTGGDLTLEAGNYNQRRVQGALNLALSDAVAIRFSGQVNRHDGYLSDGYDDADESAARLQLRMAPNDAVDLTLSIDHAEVDAHGGGAVQSPFVDPGSPYTGASTAAGQAIFVAAGLKPVLNDGYLDLKTTGAGATLNWKTGLGTLTVIPAYRKMDLDTRQYAPGFLLEDSETSRSRSLEARLASPTDAALSWIVGAFAFAEDQTTNIFTDQSVTYSRVIAPKLDTRSYALFGQATWRATDQLRLTAGVRASRDEKTLQGTRLSPLPAVPAAAYPAVCPSPATFSASAGTCTSPIAGDATFKKTTWKIAAEYDLTPSNLLYANLGTGFKAGGFYSSLAPNTFQPENLTATAIGSKNRFLDNRLQINAEAFYWRYKDKQVTHLGPVTPSGFDLITENAGKATLYGLEVDMIWKPTANDQISANLQYEHSRYGSFVYNQSTTTGAPTTSCKVSATTAASVVLVDCSGHRLALAPTWSGGVTYSRGFDLGSGRVEAEITERFESSYWVGDEQVLGQKQKAYNKTDLLVSYTPGDDRWTLSVYGQNLENKAVMSSSFVQPVLGAPYVTLRPPRTWGARLSARF; encoded by the coding sequence ATGCGGCAAGTATCCTTGCTGACCTTGATAGTCGCCAGCGCCTGGGCGACGGGTGCTGCGGCGCGACAGGAGGCGGCGACGCCAGCGGCGCCGGCCGCCGACACCGCGATCGCGGAAATCATCGTCACGGCCGAGCGCCGCGACAGCAGCGTCCAGAAGACCGCCGCGGCGATCTCGGCTCTGACCGCCGCCCAGCTCGAGCGTCAGGGCGTCACCCAGCCTCAGGACATCAGCAAGGCCGTGCCGGCCCTGAAGATCGCCACAGGCGGAGGCGGCTACACCCAGTTGGCCATCCGCGGCATCGGCACGCTGTCGGGCAACGCCTATTCCGAGCAGGCCGTGGCTTCCAATCTCGACGGCGTCTATGTGCCCCGCCCGGCCGAGGTGAACGGCGTGCTGTTCGACCTCGACCGCATCGAGGTCCTGAAGGGGCCGCAAGGCACGCTCTACGGCCGCAACGCCACAGCCGGCGCGATCAACATCATCACCCGCAAGCCCAGCTTCACCACCGGCGGCGACCTGACGCTGGAAGCGGGCAATTACAACCAGCGCCGCGTCCAGGGCGCGCTCAACCTGGCCCTTTCCGACGCCGTCGCCATCCGGTTTTCCGGCCAGGTCAACCGCCACGACGGCTATCTGAGCGACGGTTATGACGATGCCGACGAGAGCGCCGCGCGGCTGCAGCTGCGAATGGCGCCCAATGACGCTGTCGACTTGACCCTGTCGATCGATCACGCCGAGGTTGACGCGCACGGCGGCGGCGCGGTTCAGAGCCCCTTCGTCGATCCGGGCTCGCCCTATACCGGCGCCAGCACCGCGGCCGGCCAGGCGATCTTCGTCGCGGCGGGCCTCAAGCCGGTGCTGAACGACGGCTATCTGGACTTGAAGACCACTGGGGCCGGCGCGACGCTGAACTGGAAGACCGGGCTTGGGACTCTGACGGTGATCCCGGCCTATCGGAAGATGGACTTGGACACGCGCCAGTACGCGCCGGGCTTCCTGCTGGAGGACTCCGAGACCTCCCGCTCGCGGTCGCTCGAAGCGCGCCTGGCCTCTCCGACTGACGCCGCGCTGAGCTGGATCGTGGGCGCCTTCGCCTTCGCCGAAGACCAGACCACCAACATCTTCACCGATCAGAGCGTGACCTATTCTCGCGTCATAGCCCCCAAGCTTGACACCCGTTCCTACGCCCTGTTCGGCCAGGCGACCTGGCGGGCCACCGACCAGCTTCGCCTGACGGCCGGCGTGCGCGCTTCGCGTGACGAAAAGACCCTGCAGGGCACGCGCCTGTCGCCGCTGCCGGCCGTTCCGGCGGCGGCCTATCCGGCCGTCTGTCCCAGCCCAGCGACCTTCAGCGCCTCGGCGGGAACCTGCACGTCGCCGATCGCCGGCGACGCCACCTTCAAGAAAACCACCTGGAAGATCGCCGCCGAGTACGATCTGACCCCGTCCAACCTGCTCTATGCGAACCTCGGCACGGGGTTCAAGGCCGGGGGGTTCTACTCCTCCCTGGCCCCTAACACCTTCCAGCCCGAGAACCTGACGGCCACGGCGATCGGCTCCAAGAACCGGTTCCTGGACAACCGGCTGCAGATCAACGCCGAGGCCTTCTACTGGCGCTACAAGGACAAGCAGGTCACCCACCTTGGTCCGGTCACGCCGAGCGGCTTTGACCTGATCACCGAGAACGCCGGTAAGGCCACGCTCTACGGGCTCGAGGTCGACATGATCTGGAAGCCGACGGCGAACGATCAGATCAGCGCCAACCTGCAGTATGAGCACAGCCGCTACGGCAGCTTCGTCTACAACCAGTCGACCACCACCGGCGCGCCGACCACCAGCTGCAAGGTCAGCGCCACGACCGCGGCCTCGGTCGTCTTGGTCGACTGTTCGGGTCACCGCCTGGCGCTGGCGCCGACCTGGTCGGGCGGCGTCACCTACAGCCGCGGCTTTGACCTCGGCTCGGGACGCGTGGAGGCAGAGATCACCGAGCGCTTCGAGTCGAGCTACTGGGTCGGCGACGAGCAGGTGCTGGGCCAAAAGCAGAAGGCCTACAACAAGACCGATCTGCTGGTCAGCTACACGCCGGGCGACGATCGTTGGACCTTAAGCGTCTATGGCCAGAACCTGGAGAACAAGGCGGTGATGAGCTCATCCTTTGTCCAGCCGGTTCTGGGCGCGCCCTATGTCACCCTGCGTCCGCCCCGCACCTGGGGCGCCAGGCTCTCGGCCCGGTTCTAG
- a CDS encoding bifunctional 3-(3-hydroxy-phenyl)propionate/3-hydroxycinnamic acid hydroxylase → MAAKTRSRTGVGKGGLDHVPIIVVGAGPTGLTLANLLGVYGAKTLVVERNAGTVSEPRAVSIDDESLRTMQAAGLIDIVLPTVVAGYGSEYRTPSGQPFLKVHPTGQPYGYPRRNAFRQPTLEAQLRKGLERFAHVELRFRTTFVDFEQDEDGVVVTLETAAGEKVQVACDYLVGADGSWSAVRTKLGLTLEGETFAEKWLIVDLERSPCASRETQVFCDVRRPCIALPGPELTRRYEFKLLPGETSEQVLDDAVVAKLLKDHGADAGSVIKRKTVYTFHARLAPRWWQGRAFLAGDACHLTPPFAGQGMNSGLRDAHNLAWKLAWVLARRAPPSLLETYEQERRDHVWAMIQLALRMGRIMGPKTYWHGLATQTAFRALSLWPAARDYFAEMKYKPKPRFDAGFILADGQSERKTVVGRLLPQPKARDGKGGEDLLDAWLGDGFALIGVEVEPQVLARIAASPAIARLAPRIVRLGGAVDASGASNVTALALSSGDATALVGQAGRVLLVRPDRYVAGAFLPEETAAFAARLNELLGTVPTVQAAPGASALVRVF, encoded by the coding sequence ATGGCGGCCAAGACCAGATCGCGCACCGGCGTCGGCAAGGGCGGGCTCGACCATGTTCCGATCATCGTCGTCGGCGCCGGGCCCACCGGCCTGACCCTGGCCAATCTGCTGGGCGTCTATGGCGCAAAGACCCTGGTTGTCGAGCGAAACGCCGGCACCGTCTCCGAGCCGCGCGCCGTCTCGATCGACGATGAGTCGCTGCGCACGATGCAGGCGGCGGGGTTGATCGACATCGTCCTGCCGACCGTGGTCGCCGGCTATGGTTCGGAATATCGCACGCCGAGCGGACAGCCCTTTCTCAAGGTGCACCCGACCGGACAACCCTACGGCTATCCGCGCCGCAACGCCTTTCGACAGCCCACCCTCGAGGCGCAGCTGCGCAAGGGGCTGGAGCGTTTCGCTCATGTCGAACTGCGCTTCCGCACCACATTCGTCGACTTCGAACAGGATGAAGACGGCGTGGTCGTCACGCTAGAGACGGCGGCCGGGGAGAAGGTCCAGGTCGCCTGCGACTATCTCGTTGGCGCCGACGGATCCTGGAGCGCGGTGCGCACCAAGCTTGGCTTGACGTTGGAGGGCGAGACCTTCGCCGAGAAGTGGCTGATCGTCGATCTGGAGCGCTCGCCCTGCGCCAGCCGCGAAACCCAGGTGTTCTGCGACGTACGCCGTCCCTGCATTGCTCTGCCCGGCCCAGAACTCACCCGTCGCTACGAGTTCAAGCTCCTGCCAGGCGAGACCAGCGAGCAGGTTCTGGACGATGCGGTCGTCGCCAAGCTCCTGAAGGACCATGGCGCCGACGCCGGCAGCGTGATCAAGCGCAAGACCGTCTACACCTTCCACGCGCGCCTGGCGCCGCGATGGTGGCAAGGCCGGGCGTTTCTGGCGGGCGACGCCTGCCACCTGACGCCTCCTTTCGCCGGCCAGGGTATGAACAGCGGTCTGCGCGACGCGCATAACTTGGCTTGGAAGCTGGCTTGGGTCCTGGCTCGGCGCGCGCCGCCCAGCTTGCTGGAAACCTACGAGCAGGAACGGCGCGACCACGTCTGGGCGATGATCCAGCTGGCCCTGCGGATGGGCCGGATCATGGGGCCCAAGACGTACTGGCATGGCCTGGCGACCCAGACCGCGTTCCGGGCCCTCAGCCTGTGGCCCGCGGCGCGCGACTACTTCGCCGAGATGAAATATAAGCCCAAGCCCAGGTTCGACGCCGGCTTCATCCTCGCCGACGGCCAATCGGAGCGTAAGACCGTGGTCGGACGGCTCCTGCCCCAGCCCAAGGCCAGGGACGGAAAGGGTGGTGAGGACCTCCTGGACGCCTGGCTGGGCGACGGCTTCGCCCTGATCGGCGTGGAGGTGGAGCCACAGGTTCTGGCCAGGATCGCCGCTAGCCCAGCCATCGCTCGACTGGCGCCGAGGATCGTGCGTTTGGGCGGCGCGGTCGACGCGTCCGGCGCAAGCAACGTCACCGCTCTGGCCCTGTCGTCCGGGGACGCAACGGCGCTGGTGGGCCAGGCGGGGCGGGTGCTGCTCGTCCGTCCTGATCGCTATGTCGCCGGCGCCTTCCTGCCCGAGGAGACAGCCGCCTTCGCCGCGCGTCTGAATGAGCTGCTCGGAACCGTGCCAACGGTTCAGGCCGCGCCCGGGGCTTCTGCCTTGGTCAGGGTGTTCTGA
- a CDS encoding FadR/GntR family transcriptional regulator, with protein sequence MVTAYRVDAPNFSSQHRSAVTLVRPNAFFEAIVGATASAKKAACAIARRIEGDLIARGWPIGTIYGSEAELADRFGVSRMVLREAVRILESRGTARMRRGPNGGLLVLAPEMAAVLEAIHRYVTSHRGLDLQGSICRQVLNAAHLQTAHPSSGRPIGAGMEDFLAGLTAAVEHYAREGAEGRIAMRATPGARSRAEQVFRLLIKDLGNAKADNRRLGSEMDLCERYGADRSVLRQAVRMLEFEGVAVSTAGRGKGLMTRSPDPTALCQLISCYFAAVGVTPDDAMAVFKRLSIEVVSIAARVATNSDRTRLKRARRWLSERHGTVSADVMQLAEESQFRIVSEPLIDILLRCTKSYPSWSSALRDPDDELLGALYREETLKVIAAILDRNPVAAAAAQAAKVDRLAALI encoded by the coding sequence TTGGTCACTGCTTATCGGGTCGATGCGCCAAATTTTTCATCTCAGCATCGTTCTGCGGTCACGCTGGTGAGACCGAATGCTTTTTTCGAGGCCATCGTGGGTGCGACGGCTTCGGCAAAGAAGGCCGCCTGCGCTATCGCCAGGCGGATCGAAGGGGATCTGATCGCGAGAGGCTGGCCGATCGGGACAATCTATGGCTCTGAAGCCGAGTTGGCCGATCGCTTTGGCGTTAGCCGCATGGTTCTGCGCGAAGCCGTCCGCATCCTCGAAAGCCGCGGAACAGCCAGAATGCGGCGCGGCCCCAATGGCGGCCTGCTGGTGCTGGCGCCTGAAATGGCAGCCGTACTGGAAGCCATTCATCGCTATGTCACGTCGCATCGCGGCCTGGACCTGCAGGGCAGCATCTGCCGACAGGTCCTGAATGCAGCGCACTTGCAAACGGCCCACCCCAGTTCGGGGAGGCCGATAGGCGCCGGCATGGAGGACTTCCTGGCCGGCCTGACCGCCGCTGTGGAACACTACGCCCGCGAAGGGGCCGAAGGCCGTATTGCGATGAGGGCGACGCCAGGCGCTCGTTCGCGGGCGGAACAAGTTTTTCGTCTACTCATAAAAGATCTAGGAAACGCCAAAGCCGATAATCGACGGCTGGGATCCGAAATGGATCTTTGTGAACGTTATGGCGCTGACCGCAGCGTGTTGCGCCAAGCGGTTCGAATGCTGGAGTTTGAAGGCGTCGCTGTGTCCACGGCAGGCCGCGGGAAGGGATTGATGACCCGCTCGCCCGATCCTACGGCCCTTTGCCAACTCATCAGTTGCTACTTCGCCGCCGTTGGCGTCACGCCCGACGATGCGATGGCGGTCTTCAAGCGATTGAGCATCGAAGTCGTTTCTATCGCGGCAAGGGTGGCGACGAATTCGGATCGCACCCGCCTGAAAAGAGCGCGGCGATGGCTGTCCGAGCGCCACGGAACCGTAAGCGCCGATGTCATGCAGCTGGCGGAGGAAAGCCAGTTCCGCATCGTCAGCGAACCTCTGATAGACATCCTTTTACGATGCACCAAGAGCTATCCTAGCTGGTCATCGGCGCTCCGCGATCCTGACGACGAACTACTGGGCGCCCTCTATCGCGAGGAAACGCTCAAGGTGATCGCGGCCATACTCGATCGAAACCCCGTGGCCGCAGCCGCAGCACAAGCAGCAAAGGTCGACCGCCTCGCCGCGTTGATCTGA
- a CDS encoding nuclear transport factor 2 family protein — MTTNDNAARLQANKDVVTRLMSRLFDPATSDTPETRALMTENYIQHNPNFADGPDSVMRFPHTEKARAMFGALKFAGERLLIAEGDYVMMMQPVYRDKGDGSGESFVSFWFDLWRMEDGKAAEHWDYADWDPDLAGKLHG, encoded by the coding sequence ATGACCACGAACGACAATGCCGCGCGGCTGCAGGCGAACAAGGACGTCGTGACGCGGCTGATGAGCCGATTGTTCGATCCGGCGACGAGCGACACTCCCGAGACCCGCGCGCTGATGACAGAGAATTATATCCAGCATAATCCGAACTTCGCCGATGGCCCGGACTCGGTGATGCGCTTCCCGCATACGGAGAAGGCGCGGGCAATGTTTGGCGCGCTCAAGTTCGCGGGGGAGCGGCTGCTGATCGCCGAGGGCGACTATGTGATGATGATGCAGCCGGTGTATCGCGACAAAGGCGATGGCAGCGGCGAGTCGTTCGTGTCGTTTTGGTTCGACCTGTGGCGCATGGAGGACGGCAAAGCGGCCGAGCACTGGGACTACGCGGATTGGGACCCCGATCTTGCGGGCAAGCTCCATGGCTGA
- a CDS encoding carotenoid oxygenase family protein: protein MGIRFPNNDFKNFEAPMRAEIDLAGLEVVQGEVPKELSGGFFRLIGDRKWPAFVENDIFMLGEDGMASCFYFKDGRVDFKMRYVRTPRFVAEEKAGRALFGEYRNPFTDDPSVAGLSRGTANVTMLAHAGKLFAMKEDSPVIEMDPFTLETIGEYDWGGAVTAKAITAHPKIDPRTGELIFFGYCAAGPATRDVAYYEADAEGRIIHEAWFKAPYTCMVHDIMVTEHYVVFPITPLRHELEWIERREPAFKWDPNEEVYLGVLPRKGNGDQIRWFKGPNQCHGHTVGAFDDGRYIYADNTFSKRSFFHFFPNVDGSAFSPADTMPYMKRIVIDMESEGDHFTEQKLFEYPCELPRIDTRFETMDYNFVTMNLLDVPGQERVGHGFQWVATMDVNGNKPSKIYYAGDDCSIGEPQFVPKSNDAPEGEGYILTVVGKHQEMRSELLILDASDINAPPVATVALPFRLRSTGHGYWYSTSQLLGETNVLGAS from the coding sequence ATGGGCATTCGCTTTCCAAACAACGACTTCAAGAACTTCGAGGCGCCGATGCGCGCGGAGATCGACCTGGCTGGACTGGAGGTCGTTCAGGGGGAGGTGCCAAAAGAGCTTAGCGGCGGCTTCTTCCGCCTGATTGGCGATCGGAAGTGGCCCGCCTTCGTGGAGAACGACATCTTCATGCTCGGCGAAGATGGGATGGCGTCCTGCTTCTATTTCAAGGACGGCAGGGTCGACTTCAAGATGCGTTATGTCCGCACGCCGCGTTTTGTGGCGGAGGAGAAGGCCGGTCGGGCTCTTTTCGGAGAGTATCGCAACCCGTTCACCGACGATCCGTCTGTCGCTGGCCTTAGCCGCGGCACCGCCAACGTCACGATGCTGGCCCACGCGGGCAAGTTATTCGCGATGAAAGAAGACAGCCCGGTGATCGAGATGGACCCGTTCACGCTCGAGACGATCGGCGAATATGACTGGGGCGGCGCTGTAACCGCCAAGGCGATCACCGCCCATCCGAAGATCGACCCGCGGACCGGTGAACTGATCTTCTTCGGATATTGCGCGGCGGGTCCTGCAACGCGGGATGTCGCCTATTACGAGGCGGACGCCGAAGGGCGCATAATTCACGAGGCCTGGTTCAAGGCTCCCTATACTTGCATGGTGCATGACATCATGGTCACTGAACACTATGTGGTCTTCCCCATTACGCCTCTTCGCCACGAGCTAGAATGGATCGAGCGGCGCGAGCCGGCATTCAAGTGGGATCCGAACGAAGAGGTCTATCTCGGCGTGCTGCCGAGAAAGGGCAATGGTGACCAGATCAGGTGGTTCAAGGGACCGAACCAATGCCATGGGCATACTGTCGGCGCCTTCGACGACGGGCGCTACATCTATGCGGACAACACGTTTAGCAAGCGCTCCTTCTTCCATTTCTTCCCGAACGTCGATGGCTCCGCGTTCAGCCCGGCCGATACTATGCCGTACATGAAGCGCATCGTGATCGATATGGAAAGCGAAGGCGATCACTTCACCGAGCAGAAGTTGTTTGAATATCCCTGTGAGCTACCGCGCATTGATACGCGATTTGAGACGATGGACTACAATTTCGTGACGATGAATCTGCTCGACGTTCCAGGGCAAGAACGGGTCGGTCACGGCTTCCAGTGGGTCGCTACAATGGACGTCAACGGGAACAAGCCGTCGAAGATATATTATGCCGGCGACGACTGCTCGATCGGCGAGCCCCAATTTGTACCTAAAAGTAACGATGCGCCGGAAGGGGAAGGCTATATTCTGACGGTTGTAGGCAAGCATCAGGAGATGCGTAGCGAACTGCTCATCTTGGACGCCAGCGATATCAATGCGCCGCCGGTCGCGACGGTGGCTCTGCCTTTCCGCCTCCGCAGCACCGGACATGGCTATTGGTACAGTACGAGTCAGCTGCTTGGCGAAACCAACGTCCTGGGAGCGTCGTGA